From one Labeo rohita strain BAU-BD-2019 chromosome 8, IGBB_LRoh.1.0, whole genome shotgun sequence genomic stretch:
- the asb13b gene encoding LOW QUALITY PROTEIN: ankyrin repeat and SOCS box protein 13 (The sequence of the model RefSeq protein was modified relative to this genomic sequence to represent the inferred CDS: deleted 1 base in 1 codon), translated as MMEFEITRTRPSLFGDIAHGLGFWTDRSAVHEAAAQGRAVQLQKLIENGASVNIVAVDSITPLHEACIQGQTQCVKLLLDAGAHVDARNIDGSTPLCDACAAGSLECVKLLLEHGATVNPPLFTFSPLHEACMGGNSKCVQLMIDEGALMEAHDCHFGTPLHVACARQHLDCVKVLLNAGANVHAAKLHETALHHAAKVKNLELIELLVEYGGNVYARDNLGKKPIQYTRAGSAAALCLEFYESTPLSLQQLCRIAFRNALGKRALGVLTQLGLPNRIICFLSYLPAPPLELFQS; from the exons ATGATGGAATTTGAAATAACGCGCACAAGGCCTTCGCTTTTTGGTGATATTG CTCATGGTCTGGGGTTCTGGACCGATCGTTCGGCGGTGCATGAGGCTGCTGCTCAGGGCAGAGCTGTGCAGCTCCAAAAACTGATTGAGAATGGAGCATCTGTCAACATTGTGGCCGTGGACTCAATTACACCCCTCCATGAGGCCTGTATTCAGGGCCAAACACAGTGTGTGAAGCTGCTGCTGGACGCTGGAGCTCAT GTTGATGCTCGTAACATTGACGGCAGCACTCCGCTGTGTGACGCCTGTGCTGCTGGTAGTCTGGAGTGTGTGAAGTTGCTGTTAGAACATGGAGCCACGGTGAATCCTCCCCTCTTCACCTTCTCACCCCTGCATGAGGCCTGCATGGGCG GTAACTCTAAATGTGTTCAGCTCATGATTGATGAAGGTGCGTTGATGGAAGCTCATGACTGTCACTTTGGCACTCCTCTGCATGTGGCGTGTGCAAGACAACATCTCGACTGCGTCAAAGTGCTGCTCAATGCAG GTGCAAATGTACATGCTGCTAAACTTCACGAGACTGCACTGCATCATGCTGCCAAAGTGAAAAATCTGGAACTAATTGAGCTTTTGGTAGAATATGGGGGAAATGTTTATGCCAGAGACAACCTCGGA AAAAAGCCCATTCAGTACACCAGAGCCGGCTCAGCTGCTGCACTCTGCCTAGAGTTTTATGAAT CCACACCTCTCAGTCTTCAGCAGTTATGCAGAATTGCTTTCAGAAATGCCCTCGGGAAACGGGCGCTGGGGGTGTTGACTCAACTGGGCCTCCCAAACCGAATCATCTGTTTCCTGTCTTATTTACCAGCTCCTCCCCTGGAGCTGTTCCAGTCCTGA
- the nras gene encoding GTPase NRas, with protein MTEYKLVVVGAGGVGKSALTIQLIQNHFVDEYDPTIEDSYRKQVVIDGETCLLDILDTAGQEEYSAMRDQYMRTGEGFLCVFAINNSKSFADVHLYREQIKRVKDSDDVPMVLVGNKCDLARTVDTKQAQELARSYGIEFVETSAKTRQGVEDAFYTLVREIRHYRMKKLNSREDRKQGCLGVSCEVM; from the exons ATGACTGAGTATAAGTTGGTTGTTGTGGGAGCAGGTGGTGTTGGGAAGAGTGCTTTAACTATCCAGCTCATTCAGAATCACTTTGTGGATGAATATGACCCTACTATTGAG GACTCTTACAGGAAGCAGGTGGTGATTGACGGTGAGACGTGTCTGCTGGACATCCTGGACACTGCAGGTCAGGAAGAGTACAGCGCAATGAGGGACCAATACATGAGGACAGGAGAGGGTTTCCTCTGTGTCTTCGCCATAAACAACAGCAAATCCTTCGCCGATGTGCATTTGTACAG AGAACAGATCAAGCGCGTGAAGGACTCGGATGATGTTCCAATGGTCCTAGTGGGGAACAAGTGTGATTTGGCCAGAACAGTGGACACCAAGCAAGCTCAGGAACTTGCCAGAAGCTACGGTATAGAGTTTGTAGAAACTTCTGCCAAGACCAGACAG GGAGTCGAGGACGCTTTTTACACCCTCGTCCGTGAGATCCGACATTATCGCATGAAAAAGCTCAACAGCAGAGAAGACAGGAAGCAGGGCTGTCTGGGCGTGTCCTGTGAAGTCATGTGA
- the ampd1 gene encoding AMP deaminase 1 encodes MDDFELACKGLYRALIIREKYMRLAFQKFPNTPSEFLRKIEGEQWKPEDQVLPVFTSPPKSGEDPFCTKDFPPNLGYVARMKDGVIYVYKDAESADKHQPLNHPGPDLATFIDDMNFLIALIAQGPTKTYTHRRLKFLMSKFNVHEMLNEMDEMKELKKNPHRDFYNCRKVDTHIHAAACMNQKHLLRFIKKSYRVDADRVVHNLKGKEMTMKELFASLNLHPYDLTVDSLDVHAGRQTFQRFDKFNAKYNPVGASELRDLYLKTENHISGEYFATIIKEVASDLEDARYQYAEPRLSIYGCNPNEWTKLASWFNKHRVFSPHLKWMIQVPRIYDIFRGRNFVPHFGKMLENIFLPVFQATIDPNSNPELSVFLKHVTAFDSVDDESKHSGHMFSTKSPKPEEWDIVKNPSYTYWIYYMYANIARINQLRKERGMNTFQFRPHCGEAGAVTHLLACFMTADNISHGLNLKKSPVLQYLYYLTQVPIAMSPLSNNSLFLEYNKNPLLEFHQKGLMVSLSTDDPMQFHYTKEPLMEEYAIAAQVFKLSTCDMCEIARNSVLQSGLSTEEKIHFLGSNYLKDGPEGNDIRKTNVAQIRMAYRYETLCYELNLIKEGVMAD; translated from the exons ATGGATGACTTTGAGCTGGCCTGTAAAGGTCTGTACCGTGCCCTGATCATCAGAGAGAAGTACATGAGGCTGGCTTTCCAGAAATTCCCCAACACTCCCTCTGAGTTCCTACGCAAGATTGAAGGAGAGCAGTGGAAACCTGAGGATCAGGTGCTCCCAG TCTTCACCTCTCCTCCTAAGTCTGGTGAGGATCCTTTCTGCACAAAGGACTTCCCACCTAACCTCGGCTATGTTGCTCGCATGAAGGATGGTGTTATCTATGTCTACAAAGATGCAGAATCTGCTGATAAACACCAGCCTCTAAACCACCCCGGGCCAGACCTTGCCACCTTCATCGACGACATGAACTTCCTCATAGCCTTGATTGCTCAGGGCCCAAC AAAGACATACACTCATCGTCGTCTGAAGTTCCTCATGTCAAAATTCAATGTGCATGAGATGTTAAACGAGATGGATGAAATGAAAGAGTTGAAGAAAAATCCCCACAGAGACTTTTACAACTGCAGAAAG GTCGATACTCACATCCACGCTGCTGCCTGCATGAACCAGAAGCATCTCCTCCGCTTCATCAAAAAGTCCTACCGCGTGGATGCGGATCGTGTGGTGCACAATTTGAAGGGCAAAGAAATGACCATGAAGGAGCTCTTTGCATCTCTTAACCTGCACCCCTATGATCTGACTGTAGATTCCCTGGATGTGCATGCT GGCAGGCAAACCTTCCAGCGTTTTGATAAATTCAATGCTAAATACAACCCCGTGGGTGCCAGTGAGCTGCGTGATCTTTATCTGAAGACTGAAAACCACATATCCGGAGAGTATTTTGCCACCATTATTAAG GAAGTTGCTAGTGACCTGGAGGATGCCAGATACCAGTATGCAGAGCCTCGTCTCTCCATCTATGGCTGTAACCCTAATGAGTGGACTAAGCTTGCAAGCTGGTTTAACAAGCACAGAGTCTTCTCTCCTCACCTCAAGTGGATGATCCAAGTGCCGAGAATCTA TGACATTTTCAGAGGCAGGAACTTTGTGCCACACTTTggaaagatgctggaaaacatCTTCCTCCCTGTTTTCCAGGCCACCATTGATCCAAACTCCAACCCAGAGCTTAGTGTCTTCTTGAAGCAT GTGACTGCCTTTGATAGTGTGGATGATGAGTCCAAACACAGTGGTCACATGTTCTCCACAAAGAGCCCTAAACCTGAGGAGTGGGACATCGTGAAGAACCCATCATACACTTATTGGATTTACTACATGTATGCAAACATTGCCCGAATCAACCAGCTGCGCAA GGAGAGAGGAATGAACACATTCCAGTTCAGACCTCACTGTGGTGAAGCTGGAGCTGTCACTCACCTGCTGGCCTGTTTCATGACTGCAGACAACATCTCTCATGGTCTCAACCTCAAGAAG AGCCCTGTCCTGCAGTATCTGTACTACCTGACCCAGGTCCCCATTGCCATGTCCCCACTTAGCAACAACAGTCTGTTCCTAGAGTACAACAAGAACCCTCTGCTGGAGTTCCACCAAAAGGGACTGATGGTCTCTCTGTCCACTGACGACCCCATGCAGTTCCACTACACTAAG GAGCCCCTTATGGAGGAGTATGCCATTGCAGCCCAGGTGTTCAAACTCAGCACCTGTGACATGTGTGAGATTGCCAGAAACAGTGTTCTCCAGAGCGGCCTGTCTACTGAG GAAAAGATTCACTTCCTTGGTTCCAACTACCTGAAGGACGGTCCCGAAGGCAATGACATTCGCAAAACCAACGTGGCTCAGATTCGCATGGCCTACCGCTACGAGACCCTGTGCTATGAGCTGAACCTTATTAAAGAGGGAGTGATGGCTGACTAA